ACCAGCTTTACCTGAAAAACGGTGAAATTCGCGATGTAAGCCTGCCGCTATACCTGAACGAAAACTCGCTTGACGGCATCTTTGCCGCAGGCAAGCCTCTTACGGAAGGCACCGACTATGAACAAAATACGGATTCGCTTACGCTCAAAGCGAAATTTCTGCGGACGATTCTTGCCGCCGACAGCGATTTCGGCGTGAAAACCGTTTTGATGCTGAAATTTTCCGCGGGAGCCGACTGGGCGATCGAAGTGATCCAATACGATACTCCTATGCTGAAAAACAACGACTGGACGGGCGATCTGTTCCCCATACCGACAGAATTCCGCGGCGACCGGCTGGCTTCCTTGGAAGCCGTCTACAAGTCCGGCGGCAATGTGGGTCCCGACGACTGGACGCCGTTTCAGGAGTGGGGCAAAACGTTTTCGCCCCGGTATGACATAAACACCATCATCCTGAAACAGCCGATGCTCGCACAGATGAAAGACGGCGACATTACGCTCCGCCTGCACTTCTATAGCGGAGAGACGATCGAATACACGTTAACGAAAAATGAGCAAAACATCACGGGTGTTTCATCGCAACCGCAGCCGAACACCCCCGATGCCGCAGACGGAAACGGCGGTAATTCACCCGATAACGGAGCGTCGGCCGCCGCAGGTCAAGCAAACGCGCCCGCAAAGCACAACAACCGCGAAAGCCGTTCTCTTGCCCTTAAAGTTGTCGGCACTGTCGGAATTCTGTTGTTTGCAGGCGCCGCTCTGTTTTTTGGAATAAGGCGAAAAAAACAACCTCCGTTAGGGCGTTAACTTTTTTTATACCATTCCCGCAAAATGTGTTCCGCCTTTTTGCCGTATATGTCGAAACCGGTATTCGTTTTAGCCGCCGCAAGCGGATAAAGCTTGACGCTCCAATCCCACCAGAAGAAACCGGAAAACCACGGTTCGTTCCAGAACACTTGCAAAGCCGAACTGTAGAAGTTCGCTTGTTCCGTTTCGCTTGCGGGAAGATCCGTGTGCTGAAAATCCCACGGCATCGTCGCACAGCCAAGTGCGCTGCGGCAGCCGATTTCCATAAACACGACCGGCTTGCCGAAACGCGCGTGGAGCCGGGCCATTTTTTCCCGCACCGGCAGCCAGTTTGCGATCATCGTCCGCACGCCATCGCCAGGCTTGTTTGCCACCGGATAATAAGCGCTTGTGCCGATCACGTCGACAAGGTCAAACCATGCGATCTTCTCTTCCGAGCCGTGATTGGCATTGTAAACGATCGGACCCCGGTACGTTTGCCGGATTCGCTCGATAATTTGCCCCCAATGCGCGGATTTGGCCTCGGTTTTGACCATTTCGCAGCCAATGCAAAACATCTCGCAGCCAAGTTCTTCCGCCAATTCGGCGTAATGGCACAGAAAATCGCCATATGAGCGGAACCACGCATCCCAATATGGCGCGGCTTCCGGTTCATCAGGAAAACCGATATGCGCCCGCCAGATGCCGTCTTTGCAATTTACCACCGGCTTCAGGCATACTTTGAGCCCCAGCGATTTGGCCTGCTTGATTGCCTGTTCAATATCCCGGTCGGTCACGGTGAATCCGTATTCGAACGGAATTTCCGTTGCATAAATCGAACTTTGTCTCGTATAAAAAGCGAGCGCGATCCATTCGCTGCCCGTTTCTTTCAGTTTCTGCAGTGATTCGAATGCATACGGTTCGCGGTAAGCGCCTCTCGTGCAGTTCCATCCGTATGTCATGCCTTTGATAAAAAGTTTGCCGTTCGACAATTTCGCTCCCTCCATCAGTTCAGCCGACTACGCCCGTGCGTTCCACGCTTTCCACAAAAAATCTTTGCACGAACAAATACATCAAGATGAGCGGCGCAATCGAAAGCAGAATGCCCGTGTCGACAATCATGGCCACATGGTTGGGGTCTACCCTTACGTTCGCGCTTGAACCGAGGCCCAGCAAGCCCGGCAAGTATTGGTTGGCATCCGCCGGCAGCGACGCAACCTTGATGGCCATCAGATCGCTTTGGTTCATGAACAGCGACGTATAGTACGAATCGTTGTACTGCCAAACGAAGGCAAACAGCAATACCGTGATGATCGGCGGCACCGCGTTTGGCAGCATGACCGTGAAAAAAGTGCGGAAGCCGCCGGCCCCGTCGATGAGCGCCGCTTCCTCGATCTCCGCCGGCATGCCGCGGAAAAACTGCCGGAAAATATAAATATACAGGCCGGACTTTAAGCCGTTGGCAAATGCGGCCGTGATCAGCGACGGCCCGTACGTGTTCAGCATATTGACGCCGTCTTTGCCGGTAAACAGATGCATAAGCCCGAGCACATCGAAGTTGCGGAAATGCAAATACATCGGTACCATCAGCGTGCTCGACGGAATCATGATCGTTAAGATGACGAGCGCAAACAGTATGTTTTTCCCCGGAAACGAATAACGCGCAAATCCGTACCCCGCCAAAGCGCAGGAAGCTGT
The sequence above is a segment of the Bacilli bacterium genome. Coding sequences within it:
- a CDS encoding carbohydrate ABC transporter permease; translation: MAMKKLLADHEAALLILHRARNGAVGGLWSVFRYILVFGISFVILYPILRQISVAFKDKADIYNPTIYMVPVHFTLENIRLAMEILHYWPLLGNTLLFAVSTTLLQTASCALAGYGFARYSFPGKNILFALVILTIMIPSSTLMVPMYLHFRNFDVLGLMHLFTGKDGVNMLNTYGPSLITAAFANGLKSGLYIYIFRQFFRGMPAEIEEAALIDGAGGFRTFFTVMLPNAVPPIITVLLFAFVWQYNDSYYTSLFMNQSDLMAIKVASLPADANQYLPGLLGLGSSANVRVDPNHVAMIVDTGILLSIAPLILMYLFVQRFFVESVERTGVVG
- a CDS encoding glycosyl hydrolase family 53, translating into MTYGWNCTRGAYREPYAFESLQKLKETGSEWIALAFYTRQSSIYATEIPFEYGFTVTDRDIEQAIKQAKSLGLKVCLKPVVNCKDGIWRAHIGFPDEPEAAPYWDAWFRSYGDFLCHYAELAEELGCEMFCIGCEMVKTEAKSAHWGQIIERIRQTYRGPIVYNANHGSEEKIAWFDLVDVIGTSAYYPVANKPGDGVRTMIANWLPVREKMARLHARFGKPVVFMEIGCRSALGCATMPWDFQHTDLPASETEQANFYSSALQVFWNEPWFSGFFWWDWSVKLYPLAAAKTNTGFDIYGKKAEHILREWYKKS